A stretch of DNA from Leptospirillum ferriphilum:
GGGGGGTGGCTTCCCCCAGAAAGTCGGTGTCCACGCCGGCCATGATCCGGAGAAGGGTGGACTTCCCGGCGCCGTTCAGTCCCAGAACGCCGATCTTGGCCCCGGGAAAGAAGCTGAGAGAAATGTCCTTCAGAATATGCCGTTTCGGGGGAACAACCTTCCCGACGCGATTCATGGTGAAGATGTATTGGGCCATGCGTCTCCTTGTTCCTCTTCAAACAATCTTTAAAATCCGGTCACGGGGTAGGGGGAGGAAGGACGACCTTATTTTCCTGTTTTCGCCATACCCGTGCTTGTTCGTATACGGACATCATAGGGGGATTCGGGTTCTTCGAACAACCCCCCGGGAAGGAATTGAAGACTGACCGACCGGAAAATTTTCCGAAGCCTGGAATCGGGTAAAAATTGAAAAAATTTCTGGAAAACGGGAGAAAAAATCTTAGACGAAGAAAAAAATCATGTTGAGACGAAAAACCAGAGAAGTTTTTCTCCCTTTGAGGCTCAAAAAAGGAACGGGGAATAAACTTTTAAATATTAGATAAATCGTTATTTTTATATCTTTTTCAGTGCTGTTTTTGCCTTTTGCTCTTGACATTTATGCATAAATACGGTTAGATATTCATAACAATAGATTATCTTTAAGATTTAAGTCATTGATTAAGTGAATAAAAATATGGAAACGATAGTGGTCCTGTTTTTAGTAAGGATTGGATATTAAGGAATCTTAACAAGGTATTCTTTTAAATATTGATAGAGACTGATTCTGTTTCTAAACAACGATCGATAACAATGAGAAAGGAGATGGTTCTGGGGACTTGCTTCCCGTTCCAGCGGGGAGGATTTTTTCTTTTTCATGTTTTGTGAATCAGCATCGGAAGGAGGTCTTCATGGATGCGAAAGAGCTTTACAAACAGAAACTCGATGCCCAGCTGAAGGAATGGAACGCCAAGGTGAATCTTTTAGCCGCCAAAGTCGAAAATGCCACGGCGGATGCAAAAATTCGATATTCCAGGCAGTTGGACGAGATTAAAGCCAAGCAGGCCGAGATCAGGGAAAAGCTCACAGAGCTTGAAAACGCAGGAAGCGGAGCGTGGGAGTCCGTCAAGACAAAAACGGACAACGTGCTGGAGGATCTGAAAACAAAAATTTCGCAGGCCCTCTCGAACATGCACTGATCAAATCGATTTTTTCGATGGGGAGAGAGTGTCCGCAAAAGTCATGTGTCAGGTAAGAGTAACATCATGGAAAATAAGGAGAGTCCAGATGAAACAGAGACTTGCAAGGCGTTCGTCTTATCAAAAATATGTTGCCGGACTCATTTCCTTGTCCGTCGCGCTCCTTTTTATCGGTGGCTGCGCAAGTTCAGGTCCCCGGCCGGATGCCGAAATCACTCACGCTTCCACCCTGATCGATCAATCGGAAAGAGCGGGATCACGAAACTATGCGGCCTTCGATCTCGTGAACGCGCAGAACAAGCTGAAGGAAGCCAAAAAGATGGAAAAAGAGGGGGATTTCAAAAAAGCACGTTACCTTGCGAAAGAAGCGGGCGTGGATGCCGAACTGGCCACGGCAAAGACCCAGACCGCAAAAGCGAAGGAAGCCGAAGAGCAGCTGAAGAAAAGCAGTCAGGTGCTGGAAAAGGAAATCAACTCCGGACCATAGTTCCTCGCTCCCTTAATATTTTTTGCTCAACTGCACGTTTCGCATCTGTCTAGGACCGGCATAACATAGAAAGAGAGTTGGCCATGAAAAAATCGCCCCTTCTGAAAAAACTGGCAATCGTCGGGTTTGCCAGCCTGACTCTGGCGGGATGCGCTTCTGTTCCCCCACACGACTCCAAACTCGATTCTGCCCAGATGTCTCTCCAGAATGCCCTCAATGACGAGAACCTCAAGCAGGCCGCTCCGGAACAGCTAAACAAGGCGTCCGACGCCCTGAAGCACGCCAGTGAACTCTTGAAGAATGGAGCTCCCAAAAAGGACGTCGATCACTACGTCTATCTTGCGACACAGCGGATCAAGATTGCCGAGCAAAAAGAAAAGGCCGCGGAGCTTCAGAAAGAAATCAAGAAGGCGAGTGCCCATCGCGACCAGATCATGCTCGAAGCGAATCAGGCGAAAATTGAACGCCTGAAGAGAGAACTCCTCAAGATGAAGGCCAAGGAAACAAACCGGGGCCTCGTCCTGACGCTCGGCAACGTCCTCTTTGATCTGAACAAGGCGGATCTGAAACCCGGCGGGATGCGAACGATCAAGAAGCTGGCAGAATTCATGCAAAGTGATCCCAAGCGCAATGTCATGATTGAAGGATACACAGACAGCACGGGAACGGCGGCATACAACGAAAAATTATCCCTGAAGCGTGCGGAGTCGGTTCGGGACGCCCTGGTCAATGACGGTATCAATCCCCAGCGGATCGTGACCAAAGGGTATGGACCGAAATATCCGATCGCCAGCAACAAAACGGCGGACGGTCGTCAGCAGAACCGTCGGGTGGAAATCGTGATCTCCGATGAAAAGGGACTCTTCCCGAAGAGCCGTTAGTTTTTGCGTCCGATCCGGACAGAAAAGCCGGAACGCATCATCCGCTACGAAGATGCCCTTCAAGACATTCCTCTGTTCGGGAACAGGGCATGAAGTCTCTGTTCCCGGCAGAAGAAAAACCTGTCACTGAATCCGTCCTTTCTGCAAACCATGTTTCAAGAGACCACCGACAGGCAGAACGATTGTCGGGGAAGATCCCCCTGCGCCTTCAATCCGTTTATTGCCTTTTCTCTCTCCGTTCTTATTCACGTCCCGCCCGGACAAATTGCAGCAGGTCGTTCAGGGAGAAGGGCAGGGAATCGGATACGTTCTCCCCGAATCCCTTTATTATTTCCGGACCCCCTCACGAAAAAAAACGGGCTTTTTTTTGGGGACTCGAAAGCAGGAGGATTTTCCTTGGAGAGAGCCCCGGACAGGGAAATGGGAGATCCGTTAAATTCTTTCCGGGAACCTGGACACGTGTATCAGGACGAACGGATGTGGAGCATATGGTTTCCTCCCCGCTGGAATTCATAAGGAACCCGTTCGATGTGGACCCGGAGACCGTCTTCCTTCAGGAGACGACAGACTTCGTCCAGATGGCGGGAAGGAACCGCACCCAATTCGAGCAGGGGAAAGACCCGAACGTCTTTGGCAACCCGCGCCAGCTCCCGAAGGGATTTCCAATGAAAATCAAGCGAAAGGTGGGCGCTGTAGAGAAAAAGATAATGGGAACAGAGAGCCATCCCGAAAGATTGATCCGAAAAGGGAAGGGTCGGAAGGGAGTGGTCACGGTACCGGCCGGCTTCTTTCCCATGGGTGTAATCGTCCAGGAAGTCGTCCATGGCCCGCCGCCGGGTCTCGCCCAAAGCCTCGACCGAGGGGATGCTCTTCCAGACGAATTCACCGGCATTTTTTCGGGTCTGGTCGAGAACCGTTTCAAATACCTGGTCGATCCGGTCTTTGATCTCTCCGGCGGAAAATCGGTAGAGGGGATCGACGGAAACGACCGTTCTTCCTATCTGAGTCTGCCCGGCATTGAAACTTGCCGGCCCATCGGCACAACCCAGGATGTCTTTCTCCAGATCCGTCCGGGTCAGGGCAAACATATCCCGGTATTCCGCATGAGATCGTCCCCAGGGAACCACTTCTTCCAGCCGGAACCCCATTGTATTCCTCCTTCACCCGCTTTTACGCACATGGGTTCTTCCCCGGGCGGGAAGGAAACCTCTGGATCATGTGACCTGTTGAAAACGAGAGTGTTCAAAATCGTTCTTTGAGCTTGTATATAATAGCGGAAAAGCATCAGGAGAAGATCATGCGCATTCAATACGCAAGCGACTTGCATGTGGAGTTTGATTCGAAACCCTTGCGCCGGAATCATCTGAAAGGAGATGTGCTGGTTCTGGCAGGGGATATCGCGGGATCACCCCGACAGCTGGTTCGTTATCTCCAGTTTCTTCACTCTCCGGTTCCTGTCTTTCTGGTTCTGGGCAATCATGAGTTCTACGGCCATCCATGGGAACGGGCAACGGATCTTTACCGGATAGCGCTTGAGCGGGAAATGCCTCATGTTCGACTTCTCGAGCGGGAATCCGTCGTCCACAATGGTGTCCGGATTCTGGGAACAGCTCTCTGGACGGATTTTTTCGGAGGGGTCCAGGGTCCTGTCTCCGAAGAAAAGATGCTGGATTTTCAAAAAATCCGGACAATGGACGGAGAACCCCTCCGTTGGAAAACCGTGATGCAAGAGTTTGAAGTATCCCGGTCCTGGCTTCAGGCAGAGCTTGAGAAGCCGTTTTCGGGAAAAACGGTGGTTCTCACCCATCATCCGCCCTCTCTTCTTTCGAACGACCCGTCCTTTCTGGATTCTCCGGTGTCCGGGGCGTTTTGCAACCGTTTGGACGACCTGGTCGAAAAGACCTGTCCCGACGTCTGGATCCATGGACATACCCACAATACCTCGGATTATTTGATTGGAGGCACCCGGATCCTCTGCAATCCTTACGGGTATCGGGGAATCGAAATCAATCCGGACTGGAAAGAGGAATCGATGGTGGAAGTAGGGGAGTGAGGGGATCTCCTCCGCTTCATCCCAACGCATGCGGGGAGTATGACCCTTGTATAAATATGAACATCTCCTAAATCCCATGACACACCAGAATATCCTCCGGAACACATTGCCTGGCCAGCTCCATCATATGGGCGTGGTGGGTAAAGAACAGAACCTGGTTTCTGCGGGCGACTTCCGACAAGGCAACAAACGCCTGACCGGCCCTCTCATTGTCCAGATTGAGAAGAAGATCGTCTGCCACGAAGGGAATGGGTTCTCCCGTCTCGTTATGCCGGAGAATCGCCGCCAGTCTGAACGCAAGGTAAAGGGCATCGAGAGTCCCGTCGCTGAGCGCTCCGACCTCCAGGCTTCGTCCGTCCTCCCGCTCCACCAGAAGAAGCACCTCGTTTTTCTCTCCCAGATCCGCACGCAGGTTCCGGTATTTTCCACCGGTCAATGTTTGCAGAAGGGTGCGGGCACGGTTCAGAACGGGCCCCTGATTTCTCTCCCGATACAGTTCCGTCCCCCGTCTCAGAATCTCTACCATGACGGTGATGTTGACATATTGTTCAACCAGCCCGGAGAGTTTTGCCTTCTCCACTTCGGCTTCCTGCTGAAGATCCACCGCCTGCGCTTCCTCGAGCTTCCGATCCAGGTCGGCCTTTTTCGTCGCAAGAACTCCGAGAAGGGAATCCCTGTCTTTTCGAAGGGCTTCCCCTTCCTCCTTAAGCCTTTTAAGACGCACATTCAGATCATCCGGAGACTGGTCACGACAAGCCTCGAGCAAAGCATCCAGAGACTCCCCTTCGCCCTCCTCCCGGATCAGGCGAAGGAGTTCCTCCCTTCTGGAGAGACACGCTGTTTTTTCCCGGGACTGCTGTTCAATACGGGAGAGCTCTTCCAGGTCCCGAACGTTTGCCTCGGAAAACAGATGTTCCAGAAGACGGAGGTTTCTCTCCAGGGCGTCTTCCAGACGTTTTTTCCGATTTTCAATGTCTTCCCGGCGCTTTTCGAGCTCTTTCCGAAGAATCCGGTCTTCCCGGAACTGACGGAGATAACGGACAAACGCCCGGGCTTTTTCCAGAACTCCCCCGGCAACAGGCGGACAGTGAAACGCCTGGAAGAGAGAAGAGACCTTGTCTTCGAATCGTCGATGATCTTCCTTCATGGCTTCGACTCTCCCCCGCATGTTCTCCATGCTTCGGGAGAGCTCTTCAAGACGTGCCAGTGTCTGCAGAAGATCCCGGGTTTCCTCCGGGTCATCCGGCAATGGGACTTTCCAATCCGATTCCGCATTCTTGTAGGATTTCATCCAGTCGGAAAGATCTGTCTCGATCTCCCGGAGAGCCATTTCGGCTTCTTCCCGTTGTTTTTGGGTGAGCTCCAGCTCTTTCTGGACCTGATCGTGTTTTCTCCGGTTGGCCCGTGCTTTTTCCACTGCCGACCGGGCATGGGAGAGAAGGGTTAGGGAATCGCACTGGAGGAGTTCCCTCCGGAGTTTGGGGTCGTCTCCGGACAACACATCCACCATCTTCGCAATTGTCTTCTCCTCGGCCTCAAGAGCGGCCGACAAGGCGGATTCGTCGGATTCGAGCTTTTCTCCGTCGGACAAAATACGAGTGTATTTTTCGAGCCATTCAAGCATGGCATCGGGATATCGGTCTGGCCGGCCCGCCGAATCCTTCCGGACAAGGTCCGGTGGCCACAGGGCGATCCATTGGAGGGTCCGGGTCTCGATGTCGGAGCGGATCTGCACCAGACGGTCTTCTGCCCCACCGATCTCCTTCATCATGGTTTCGAGGGTCTGGCGAAGAAGGGCCAGTTCCACCGCCTCTTCGGACCTTTCCCGAAGACGGTCAGACATGACGTCCGCTTGACGCAAAAGTCGTTCGAACGTTTCCTGGGGAAGAGGATCCCTTCCAAAAAAAGCGACAAACGCTTCGCGCACCCCTGCGTCTCCCTCGAGGAGGTGTCTGCGGAGAAGGGACCAGGATTCGTCCCGTTTCCGGCGCAATTCCTTCAGATCCTCCGGAGTGACAATCTCGCCGGCCCGTTCCAGTTCGCTTTTCCGGATTGTTCTGGCATCCCGATCTTCTTCGAGCTGCCGGAGCCGCTCAAAGATGCGTCTTTCCTCTTCCAGAAGAGCCCGGAAGAACTCCTTGTAGTTCCGTACCGTCTGTTCTTCCGGAAGAACCATGGACCGCAAGGCTGGCAGGTCGATCTCCCCAATTCCCAGGGAGCGCATGTTTTCAAGAAGCGTCTGTTTTCGGCGTTCGATTTCCCTCTTTTGCCTTCGCCGGTCTGCCTCCTGCGCAACCTGGTGTTCGAGTCTTGAAAGCACCTCTTCCAGAAGACCTGTCTCCGGAACCGGCTCCAGACGATTCTGTTCGGAGAAAGCCCTCTCCAATGCACTTTTTGCCTTTTCCAGGGCTTTAACGGCTTCTGTCCGGGCTCCACCCTGTCTTGTCCGATTCTCGAGCAGCATTTCCATGCGGCGGCGTTTTGCCGGTGTCACGAGAAACTCTCCAATCCGGAGGGGATCGTCGGGAAAACCGGCCTGAGAAAGTAATGTCCTGGCTTCATTCTCCATCTCCTGGAGCTCTCTTTCCCGTCGGGGGAAATCCGATAAACTTTTGTCCACGGCCCCGATCTCCTCTTCCAGAGCCTTTAACTCCTCTTCCGGGAGATCGCCTGAAACTTCCGGAACCCGAACCTGCCGGATCTCTTCTTCCAGCGCCCGGGAATCCTCGAGAACTCTCTCCAGTTCTTCCCTTGCCTGTTCTGATTCGGTTTCCGCCTGAATCCTGAGCGAGGTGAAGTCCGGAGGAAGCAGGGGAGTCGCCTCCATCCGGGACAGTGTCTCTTCGAGAGCAAGAAGTTCCTGCCGACGGGGGAGAATCCGGAGGATCCGTTCGACCCTGCGACCCTCCCGTTCGACTTCTTGCCGTTTTTCCCCGATGGTCCGTTCCTCCCCGGAAAGACGGCGGATTTCCTCCTCCTCTTTCCAGTATTCCTGGGGAGAGACGACCCGGGTACGAACCTCCCTCCGAATTTCCTGGAGCCGTTTCAGAATACGGTTGATGGGAGGGAGGCTGCCACTGGGAAGGAAAAGGTCCCGTCGCATCTTCGTCAGCCCATCCAGTTTCCGGCGAAGATCCCGGATGCCGGATCCGGCTTCCACAAGCCCCGCCCCCAAAGCCCCTCCTTCTTCAAGGAGTTCCTGTCCATGGGTCCGCAGTCGTTCGTGATCCAGAGAAAAAAGGTGTTCAAACGTGATTTTCGTAAGTCCGCCCAAAAAGCTGGAAAGAACCTCTTCCGGGAGGGGTGTGCCGTCGAGGTGGACCAGAGGCAGTCTTCCCCTGCGTCGCCGGACAAATTCCAGGATGCGTCCCTCCCGCGAGCGGAT
This window harbors:
- a CDS encoding DUF4398 domain-containing protein translates to MKQRLARRSSYQKYVAGLISLSVALLFIGGCASSGPRPDAEITHASTLIDQSERAGSRNYAAFDLVNAQNKLKEAKKMEKEGDFKKARYLAKEAGVDAELATAKTQTAKAKEAEEQLKKSSQVLEKEINSGP
- a CDS encoding OmpA family protein, with translation MKKSPLLKKLAIVGFASLTLAGCASVPPHDSKLDSAQMSLQNALNDENLKQAAPEQLNKASDALKHASELLKNGAPKKDVDHYVYLATQRIKIAEQKEKAAELQKEIKKASAHRDQIMLEANQAKIERLKRELLKMKAKETNRGLVLTLGNVLFDLNKADLKPGGMRTIKKLAEFMQSDPKRNVMIEGYTDSTGTAAYNEKLSLKRAESVRDALVNDGINPQRIVTKGYGPKYPIASNKTADGRQQNRRVEIVISDEKGLFPKSR
- a CDS encoding metallophosphoesterase, giving the protein MRIQYASDLHVEFDSKPLRRNHLKGDVLVLAGDIAGSPRQLVRYLQFLHSPVPVFLVLGNHEFYGHPWERATDLYRIALEREMPHVRLLERESVVHNGVRILGTALWTDFFGGVQGPVSEEKMLDFQKIRTMDGEPLRWKTVMQEFEVSRSWLQAELEKPFSGKTVVLTHHPPSLLSNDPSFLDSPVSGAFCNRLDDLVEKTCPDVWIHGHTHNTSDYLIGGTRILCNPYGYRGIEINPDWKEESMVEVGE
- a CDS encoding YhaN family protein, producing MRIERLDLLAYGPFREKSLELGPGLHLLYGPNEAGKSTTLRALSSLLFGYPDRRQDDWVVSTADMALGARIRSREGRILEFVRRRRGRLPLVHLDGTPLPEEVLSSFLGGLTKITFEHLFSLDHERLRTHGQELLEEGGALGAGLVEAGSGIRDLRRKLDGLTKMRRDLFLPSGSLPPINRILKRLQEIRREVRTRVVSPQEYWKEEEEIRRLSGEERTIGEKRQEVEREGRRVERILRILPRRQELLALEETLSRMEATPLLPPDFTSLRIQAETESEQAREELERVLEDSRALEEEIRQVRVPEVSGDLPEEELKALEEEIGAVDKSLSDFPRRERELQEMENEARTLLSQAGFPDDPLRIGEFLVTPAKRRRMEMLLENRTRQGGARTEAVKALEKAKSALERAFSEQNRLEPVPETGLLEEVLSRLEHQVAQEADRRRQKREIERRKQTLLENMRSLGIGEIDLPALRSMVLPEEQTVRNYKEFFRALLEEERRIFERLRQLEEDRDARTIRKSELERAGEIVTPEDLKELRRKRDESWSLLRRHLLEGDAGVREAFVAFFGRDPLPQETFERLLRQADVMSDRLRERSEEAVELALLRQTLETMMKEIGGAEDRLVQIRSDIETRTLQWIALWPPDLVRKDSAGRPDRYPDAMLEWLEKYTRILSDGEKLESDESALSAALEAEEKTIAKMVDVLSGDDPKLRRELLQCDSLTLLSHARSAVEKARANRRKHDQVQKELELTQKQREEAEMALREIETDLSDWMKSYKNAESDWKVPLPDDPEETRDLLQTLARLEELSRSMENMRGRVEAMKEDHRRFEDKVSSLFQAFHCPPVAGGVLEKARAFVRYLRQFREDRILRKELEKRREDIENRKKRLEDALERNLRLLEHLFSEANVRDLEELSRIEQQSREKTACLSRREELLRLIREEGEGESLDALLEACRDQSPDDLNVRLKRLKEEGEALRKDRDSLLGVLATKKADLDRKLEEAQAVDLQQEAEVEKAKLSGLVEQYVNITVMVEILRRGTELYRERNQGPVLNRARTLLQTLTGGKYRNLRADLGEKNEVLLLVEREDGRSLEVGALSDGTLDALYLAFRLAAILRHNETGEPIPFVADDLLLNLDNERAGQAFVALSEVARRNQVLFFTHHAHMMELARQCVPEDILVCHGI